One part of the Bdellovibrio bacteriovorus genome encodes these proteins:
- a CDS encoding TlpA family protein disulfide reductase, which translates to MNKALIGKIVNGLLVVAVLWVLANRLPGIIENFKKQNQPAPSFAVPLLDGSLFESQKAGKPLVIVFWATWCGPCEVELSRVQKLVDDKVIPADSVLAVSSLEDRDLVQSTVNLRKYSFLVGVDISGHIAGQYGVRATPTTALLDQNHQLTWITTGLSPLLEVKIRGLFK; encoded by the coding sequence ATGAACAAAGCCTTGATCGGAAAAATCGTGAACGGACTGCTGGTGGTGGCGGTCCTGTGGGTTTTGGCCAACCGCCTTCCGGGTATTATTGAAAACTTCAAAAAACAGAATCAGCCGGCCCCGTCGTTTGCGGTGCCGTTACTGGATGGAAGCTTGTTCGAATCACAAAAAGCTGGCAAGCCCCTGGTGATTGTGTTTTGGGCCACCTGGTGCGGGCCTTGCGAAGTGGAGTTGTCCCGGGTGCAAAAGCTGGTTGATGATAAAGTCATTCCCGCAGATTCCGTGCTGGCTGTTTCAAGTCTTGAAGACCGGGATCTGGTTCAATCAACGGTGAATCTGCGCAAATACAGCTTCCTTGTGGGCGTGGATATCAGCGGTCATATCGCCGGACAGTATGGGGTTCGGGCCACGCCGACCACCGCTTTGCTGGATCAGAATCATCAACTGACCTGGATCACGACGGGGTTAAGCCCCTTGCTGGAAGTAAAAATCCGGGGTCTTTTTAAGTAA
- a CDS encoding HTTM domain-containing protein, which produces MIKKLWAHWDQFWFAPQSLLGLAFMRVMLCATLLYMNLTRFYNLEFYTDSSWIPRTRALEVMPELGRPLFLWTFWPDSMNFVMNLVLVVLLALLTVGIGGRWLMGIAWIINAGFLQRNYAVNFGADVIGALFLFYMSFTQSCERLSVVNLVRKKSSFKLSDTVSSMMIRMMQVQISVIYAYTGWEKLKGGSWWDGTALWSVLANPQMTTMDFSFLRHFPWVIPVIGYVTILFEIYFPAMVAWPKTRYLCLLLGLSFHAGIGIFMGLIPFATVMVSTYFLFLDPQLLEKTLVKTRSVVRI; this is translated from the coding sequence ATGATCAAGAAACTCTGGGCTCATTGGGATCAGTTCTGGTTTGCACCGCAAAGTCTGCTGGGGCTTGCTTTTATGCGAGTCATGTTGTGTGCGACCCTGCTTTATATGAATCTGACCCGCTTCTATAATTTGGAATTTTACACTGATTCCAGTTGGATTCCTCGCACGCGGGCGCTGGAAGTCATGCCCGAACTGGGGCGTCCGCTGTTCCTGTGGACCTTCTGGCCGGACAGCATGAACTTTGTCATGAACCTGGTGTTGGTGGTGCTGTTGGCGCTGTTGACGGTGGGGATTGGCGGGCGCTGGCTGATGGGGATTGCGTGGATCATTAACGCAGGCTTCCTGCAAAGAAACTATGCGGTGAATTTTGGCGCGGATGTGATCGGGGCCTTGTTCCTGTTCTATATGTCCTTCACGCAAAGCTGCGAACGCTTGAGCGTCGTGAATCTGGTGCGAAAGAAAAGCTCGTTTAAGCTGAGCGACACCGTCAGCTCGATGATGATTCGCATGATGCAGGTTCAGATTTCTGTGATCTATGCTTACACCGGCTGGGAAAAACTTAAAGGTGGAAGCTGGTGGGATGGAACCGCTTTGTGGAGTGTTCTGGCCAATCCGCAAATGACAACGATGGATTTTTCGTTTCTGCGCCATTTCCCGTGGGTGATCCCGGTGATTGGTTATGTGACGATTTTGTTTGAGATCTATTTCCCGGCCATGGTGGCCTGGCCCAAGACAAGATATCTGTGCCTGTTGTTGGGACTTTCGTTCCACGCGGGGATTGGCATCTTCATGGGGCTGATTCCGTTTGCCACGGTCATGGTGTCGACGTACTTCCTGTTCCTGGATCCACAGCTTCTTGAAAAGACTCTTGTGAAGACCCGCTCTGTGGTGCGCATTTAA
- the scpB gene encoding SMC-Scp complex subunit ScpB translates to MSEEKEDLINEEMNHAEESEGFENEADVETDELSADGIESDASVFLQEEEETEGFLPEVSDDEVDALEASEEESEVSVDGTELDGFDSAEIEEVEFVEEERLESIVESVLFASDRPVSLASLKLLFKGTNIRGDKIRRALDQLAVEYAGGRRGVTLEEVPGGYQLRTKIDNMEFLKRTLKARQFKLSGPALEVLSIVAYKQPTVKAEVDEIRGVESGHLLRALMEKNLVCFEGKSELPGRPMQYGTTRKFLEIFGLRSLKELPTLSQIDELLPEGIDEQQAEEKPTLATITDSMSETYIGSYSQGEEELMKIQEQLEDIATSSNFFEEEKRRQAEKRDQERAQNIRDALAFGEPVSTRDQNWLTKYDEALAAGTSLVAIAAEKKAAALENMKKPAVNAENGEEISEEGSEETLEASMDESADESVDESTDGDDSELEEAVVAFDNDEDLDEASDDQLFADSDDESSEEEELPFLGEADDIDEEGEASV, encoded by the coding sequence ATGTCTGAAGAAAAAGAAGATTTGATCAACGAAGAAATGAATCACGCTGAGGAATCTGAAGGCTTCGAAAACGAAGCTGACGTTGAAACCGACGAGCTTTCCGCTGATGGTATTGAGTCCGACGCCTCTGTATTCCTGCAGGAAGAAGAGGAAACAGAAGGCTTCCTTCCGGAAGTGTCTGACGATGAAGTTGATGCCCTGGAAGCCTCTGAAGAAGAAAGTGAAGTGTCCGTTGACGGCACTGAGCTTGACGGCTTTGACTCCGCTGAAATTGAAGAAGTGGAATTCGTTGAGGAAGAGCGTCTGGAAAGCATCGTGGAAAGCGTGCTGTTTGCTTCTGACCGACCGGTGAGCCTGGCTTCCTTGAAACTTTTGTTCAAAGGCACCAACATTCGTGGCGACAAAATCCGTCGCGCCTTGGATCAACTGGCAGTTGAATACGCCGGCGGTCGCCGTGGTGTGACCCTGGAAGAGGTTCCGGGTGGTTACCAACTGCGCACTAAAATTGACAATATGGAATTCCTGAAGCGCACATTGAAAGCGCGTCAGTTCAAACTTTCCGGTCCGGCTTTGGAAGTTCTTTCCATCGTGGCTTACAAGCAGCCGACGGTGAAAGCCGAAGTGGATGAAATCCGCGGCGTTGAGTCCGGTCACTTGCTGCGCGCTTTGATGGAGAAAAATCTGGTTTGCTTCGAGGGTAAATCCGAGCTTCCAGGCCGTCCTATGCAGTACGGTACGACCAGAAAGTTCCTGGAGATCTTCGGCCTGAGAAGCTTGAAAGAGCTTCCAACCCTGTCCCAGATTGATGAGCTTTTGCCGGAAGGTATTGATGAACAGCAGGCGGAGGAAAAACCGACTCTTGCGACCATCACTGACAGCATGTCTGAAACTTACATCGGTTCTTACTCGCAAGGTGAGGAAGAACTGATGAAGATCCAGGAACAGCTCGAGGACATCGCGACTTCCTCTAACTTCTTTGAGGAAGAAAAACGCCGTCAGGCTGAAAAACGTGATCAGGAGCGTGCACAGAACATCCGTGATGCTTTGGCATTCGGTGAACCAGTGTCCACTCGTGACCAAAACTGGCTGACGAAGTACGATGAGGCTTTGGCGGCAGGCACTTCTTTGGTGGCTATTGCCGCTGAAAAGAAAGCCGCAGCTTTGGAAAACATGAAAAAGCCGGCTGTGAATGCTGAAAACGGCGAAGAAATCTCTGAAGAGGGATCTGAAGAGACTTTGGAAGCTTCTATGGACGAATCTGCGGATGAGTCTGTTGATGAATCCACCGACGGGGATGATTCCGAGCTGGAAGAGGCTGTCGTAGCATTTGATAACGACGAAGATCTGGATGAGGCTTCAGACGATCAATTATTCGCTGACTCTGATGATGAATCTTCCGAAGAAGAAGAGTTGCCATTCCTGGGTGAGGCGGACGACATTGATGAAGAAGGTGAAGCTTCTGTTTAA
- a CDS encoding segregation and condensation protein A, producing the protein MSITVQLPKFEGPLGLLLYLIRKEEMDIMDIKVHEITKQYLEYIKLMKELDLEVAGEFVAMAATLIQIKSRMLLPQYDENGEAIEVEDPRKELVQKLLEYQKYQEAAKLLYDRPLVGRDVWLRGTREKLDEKEEEIILEDNALFSLIASYRRISRAIKKKVHQVAAKAQSISSRILEIKDRLIVGQRTTMMEMVTATEDRARQALITFLSLLELGKMGFVGLYQTEAYSDIWVDTKKPIETDVLSRVEEYDSMRADEVAAKMMEETKKIDADEDLLADVEETEEENNQLQMDLGAGLTDDIAFVDTNVDDIATDDEILAAESELFKDDVTEV; encoded by the coding sequence ATGAGTATTACAGTACAGTTGCCTAAATTCGAAGGACCTCTTGGACTTCTTCTTTACCTTATCCGTAAAGAGGAAATGGACATCATGGACATCAAAGTCCATGAGATCACCAAACAATACCTTGAATATATCAAATTGATGAAAGAACTGGATCTGGAAGTTGCCGGGGAATTCGTGGCTATGGCTGCGACTCTGATCCAGATTAAATCCCGCATGCTTTTGCCTCAGTACGACGAAAATGGCGAAGCCATTGAAGTTGAAGATCCGCGCAAGGAACTGGTTCAGAAGCTTCTTGAATACCAGAAGTACCAGGAAGCAGCGAAGCTTCTTTATGACCGCCCGCTGGTGGGTCGTGATGTGTGGTTGCGTGGAACCCGTGAAAAACTGGATGAAAAAGAAGAGGAAATCATTCTTGAGGACAACGCTCTGTTCTCTTTGATCGCCAGCTACCGTCGTATCTCCCGTGCTATTAAAAAGAAAGTTCACCAGGTGGCGGCGAAAGCCCAGTCCATCTCCAGCCGTATTCTTGAAATCAAGGACCGTCTGATTGTGGGGCAAAGAACCACAATGATGGAGATGGTGACAGCGACCGAAGATCGCGCGCGCCAGGCGTTGATCACGTTCCTGTCCTTGCTTGAACTGGGTAAGATGGGCTTTGTAGGTCTGTATCAGACGGAAGCTTATTCTGACATCTGGGTTGATACCAAAAAACCGATCGAAACCGACGTTTTGAGCCGGGTTGAAGAATATGATTCCATGCGCGCTGATGAAGTCGCGGCAAAAATGATGGAAGAAACCAAAAAGATCGACGCTGACGAAGATCTTTTGGCGGATGTTGAGGAAACTGAAGAAGAAAACAACCAGCTGCAAATGGACTTGGGTGCTGGTCTCACAGACGACATCGCATTTGTTGACACAAATGTGGATGATATCGCCACGGACGACGAAATCTTGGCTGCTGAGAGCGAATTGTTTAAAGATGACGTGACGGAAGTGTAG
- a CDS encoding site-2 protease family protein: MDMMEIGAKIGVYFIPFLFALCFHEFAHGWVARLRGDNTAEQMGRLTLNPVAHMDLIGTLILPIAAIAFSSPIFFGWAKPVPVNSRNLKNPRVDMFWIALAGPLSNILLAFVGAFAIALVAKYYSFGVYAKGAVAILQTFIVTNMFLAVFNLLPMHPLDGGKVLARFLPASLNYKLEQNEHITSMVLMVLVLTGMLRFLAEPVFWSSQRLINLALSGVGV; encoded by the coding sequence ATGGACATGATGGAAATCGGCGCCAAGATTGGTGTCTACTTTATTCCTTTTCTTTTTGCACTTTGCTTCCACGAGTTTGCGCACGGTTGGGTGGCGCGTCTACGTGGGGATAACACTGCGGAGCAAATGGGTCGTTTGACCCTGAACCCGGTGGCGCACATGGATTTGATCGGGACGTTGATTCTTCCGATTGCGGCTATTGCGTTTTCTTCGCCGATCTTTTTTGGTTGGGCGAAGCCGGTGCCGGTGAATTCCCGCAACCTTAAAAACCCTCGTGTGGATATGTTCTGGATCGCCTTGGCGGGGCCGTTGTCCAATATCCTCCTGGCATTTGTCGGGGCTTTTGCGATTGCCCTGGTCGCGAAGTACTACTCCTTCGGTGTGTATGCCAAAGGGGCCGTGGCGATTCTTCAGACCTTTATTGTGACTAATATGTTCCTGGCTGTTTTCAATCTTTTGCCGATGCATCCGCTGGATGGTGGCAAGGTGCTGGCGCGCTTCCTGCCTGCCAGCTTGAATTATAAGCTTGAACAGAATGAGCACATCACCAGCATGGTTTTGATGGTGTTGGTGTTGACGGGGATGTTGCGCTTCCTGGCTGAGCCGGTTTTCTGGAGTTCTCAGCGCCTTATCAACCTTGCGTTGAGTGGGGTGGGAGTTTAA
- a CDS encoding acyl-CoA dehydrogenase, translating to MSDTTNARPALTMLSEDELAFRDAVRSFAESEIKPHVTHMDEEAQMKPEILTKLFEMGLMGIETPEKWGGAGSTFFMACLAVEEIGRVDGSVSVLVDVQNTLTTNAFLKWGTEAQKEKYLGMMASKSVGAYALSESSSGSDAFALKLKAEDKGDKWVLNGSKLWITNGNEANIFIVFANMAPEKGYKGITAFIVERGFKGFTVGKKEDKLGIRASSTCELLFENCEVPKENVLGEVGKGYKIAIETLNEGRIGIGAQMIGIAQGAYEAALGYVKGREQFGKPIAHFQGVQFQLAEMRTELEAARLMVYNAARLKDAGQDFIEAAAMAKLYSSRAAEKITSKAIDLFGGNGFTKEYPVEKFWRDAKIGQIYEGTTNMQLQTIAKMELDK from the coding sequence ATGTCTGATACAACAAATGCGCGTCCGGCGCTGACTATGCTTTCTGAAGACGAACTGGCATTCCGTGATGCTGTAAGATCTTTTGCAGAATCTGAAATCAAACCTCATGTGACTCACATGGACGAAGAAGCTCAGATGAAACCGGAGATCCTGACGAAGCTTTTCGAAATGGGTTTGATGGGCATCGAAACTCCTGAAAAATGGGGCGGCGCTGGCTCCACATTCTTCATGGCCTGCCTGGCCGTTGAAGAAATCGGTCGTGTGGACGGTTCCGTTTCCGTTCTTGTTGACGTTCAAAACACCCTGACCACAAACGCGTTCCTTAAATGGGGCACGGAAGCTCAGAAAGAAAAATACCTAGGCATGATGGCTTCCAAATCCGTGGGCGCTTACGCTTTGTCTGAATCCTCTTCCGGTTCCGACGCTTTCGCATTGAAATTGAAAGCGGAAGACAAAGGCGACAAATGGGTTCTGAACGGCTCCAAACTTTGGATCACCAACGGTAACGAAGCAAACATCTTCATCGTATTTGCCAACATGGCTCCTGAAAAAGGCTACAAAGGCATCACGGCGTTCATCGTTGAACGCGGCTTCAAAGGCTTCACAGTTGGCAAAAAAGAAGACAAACTGGGCATCCGCGCTTCTTCCACTTGCGAACTGTTGTTCGAAAACTGCGAAGTTCCAAAAGAAAACGTTTTGGGCGAAGTCGGCAAAGGCTACAAAATCGCGATTGAAACACTGAATGAAGGCCGTATCGGTATCGGCGCACAAATGATCGGTATCGCTCAGGGCGCTTACGAAGCGGCATTGGGTTACGTAAAAGGCCGTGAGCAGTTCGGCAAACCAATCGCTCACTTCCAGGGTGTTCAGTTCCAGTTGGCAGAAATGCGCACTGAACTGGAAGCAGCTCGTTTGATGGTTTACAATGCTGCTCGTCTGAAAGACGCGGGCCAGGACTTCATCGAGGCCGCTGCCATGGCGAAACTTTACTCTTCCCGCGCGGCAGAGAAAATCACTTCCAAAGCCATCGATCTGTTCGGCGGTAACGGATTCACCAAAGAATATCCGGTTGAGAAGTTCTGGCGTGACGCGAAGATCGGTCAGATCTACGAAGGTACAACCAACATGCAATTACAAACGATTGCAAAAATGGAATTGGACAAATAG
- a CDS encoding peptide ABC transporter substrate-binding protein — translation MKIILALLLAFPALSFANTKAFRLHLSNEPGSLDPNRQKTSASSYLLGNLYRNIFTFDDQKGLVPDLGSGCTRDKKKNLTCRLKKDLRWSDGTPLTSEDFLRTYKKILDPKSAAPRADLLFKIKKAQDYYAGKAKITELGISAPDAQTLRFEFQEPDPDFEYNLTSFLLAPTKADLGAFSGPYKLAEWKKGQKIILTTNSNYQGGHPGRPNVEFLFIEEDTVALQLYEKNELQFLRRLPTLFIPSHKKRPDFHWIAVTRLDYLGFGPELADKEDLRKAFTYSLNYVELQKIFSSEGRPGCMGVPDSWFPEKAPCYDFDLKKVPKVQNTSTFTLMFSSLGGEDHKRATEWMQNQWLKNAGLKTHLESRENKVYLQILQQNPPALFRKGVAPDRPTCLAALETFAPLSPENYIRLKSTEYESILSSLAKAEKPQDQKKWCQAGMDFLMKKHLLIPLGAIHFSMLAKPEFTGWKLNQMNQLDLSNLHQRP, via the coding sequence ATGAAAATCATCCTTGCACTTCTTCTGGCTTTTCCTGCGCTTTCTTTCGCCAACACCAAGGCGTTTCGTCTGCATCTTTCCAACGAACCGGGAAGCCTTGACCCGAACAGGCAAAAGACCTCGGCCTCCAGTTACCTGCTGGGAAATCTGTATCGCAATATCTTCACCTTTGATGATCAAAAGGGCCTGGTTCCGGATCTGGGCAGCGGCTGCACCCGTGACAAGAAAAAGAACCTGACCTGCCGCCTGAAAAAGGACCTGCGCTGGAGCGACGGCACCCCGCTGACGTCCGAAGATTTCCTGCGCACCTATAAAAAGATTCTGGATCCCAAATCCGCAGCCCCGCGCGCGGATTTGCTTTTCAAAATCAAAAAGGCTCAAGACTATTATGCTGGCAAAGCCAAAATCACCGAGCTGGGAATTTCTGCTCCGGATGCCCAGACTTTGCGTTTTGAGTTTCAGGAACCGGACCCTGATTTTGAATACAATCTTACAAGTTTTTTGCTGGCCCCCACCAAAGCAGATCTGGGCGCCTTTTCAGGTCCCTACAAACTGGCTGAATGGAAAAAGGGCCAAAAGATCATCCTGACAACAAATTCGAACTATCAAGGCGGACACCCCGGGCGCCCGAACGTGGAGTTTTTGTTCATTGAGGAAGACACCGTGGCTTTGCAGCTTTATGAAAAGAACGAGCTGCAATTCCTGCGCAGACTTCCAACTTTGTTCATTCCCAGCCATAAAAAACGCCCGGACTTTCACTGGATTGCAGTCACCCGCCTGGACTATCTGGGGTTTGGACCTGAGCTTGCCGACAAGGAAGACCTGAGAAAGGCCTTCACGTACTCTTTAAACTACGTGGAGCTGCAAAAGATCTTTTCTTCGGAAGGTCGCCCCGGCTGCATGGGTGTTCCGGATTCCTGGTTTCCGGAAAAAGCGCCCTGTTACGACTTTGACTTAAAGAAAGTTCCCAAGGTTCAGAACACTTCAACCTTTACTTTGATGTTCTCAAGCCTTGGGGGTGAAGATCACAAGCGCGCCACCGAGTGGATGCAAAACCAGTGGTTAAAAAATGCGGGCCTGAAAACCCATCTGGAGTCCCGTGAAAACAAAGTCTATCTGCAGATCCTGCAGCAGAATCCTCCGGCCTTGTTCCGTAAAGGCGTGGCTCCGGATCGTCCCACCTGCCTTGCGGCTTTGGAGACCTTTGCGCCGTTAAGCCCGGAAAACTACATCCGCCTGAAGTCGACAGAGTATGAAAGCATTTTGTCCTCACTGGCGAAGGCCGAAAAGCCTCAAGATCAGAAGAAATGGTGTCAGGCCGGCATGGATTTCCTGATGAAAAAGCATCTGCTGATCCCGCTGGGCGCCATCCATTTCTCGATGTTGGCCAAACCCGAATTTACGGGATGGAAACTGAATCAAATGAATCAGCTGGACTTGTCCAACCTGCACCAAAGACCTTAG
- a CDS encoding EAL domain-containing protein, which translates to MNAAAQSVDIHKDQIIFSEGDAGDCAYIIEKGRVLIYLTKDKEEIPLTILGEGEIFGEMALIDNQNRSASVRALEDVRLAIVTKQQVLERVSTADKVVQLLMRVLLKRLRRKNIGGPGGSRISEVEFDNSGAGDDGTQSALDQIKLENQIFQAFQNKEFELFYQPIVNLKNKTITGCEALLRWNSPQHGLVSPNLFIDIIENSSMVIPIGHWIINQALKDLRTIQDQLRLNKKERMADDFMMSINISGRQFTHSDFVNNLEDLREKHDLHTQNIKLEMTERIMMDGAIAIDALNQCRSLGYAISIDDFGTGFSGLQYLTQMPISFLKIDRSFVMKILSDPKSKAVVSSIIHLAHAMDIEVIAEGIEHHEEALVLETLGARFGQGYLFSKPVDLGRFLKLI; encoded by the coding sequence ATGAATGCAGCAGCTCAGTCCGTCGACATCCACAAAGATCAGATCATTTTCAGCGAAGGCGATGCAGGTGACTGCGCCTATATCATCGAAAAAGGACGAGTGCTGATTTATCTCACCAAAGACAAAGAGGAGATTCCCCTAACCATCCTGGGGGAAGGCGAAATCTTTGGCGAAATGGCCCTGATCGACAACCAAAACCGTTCTGCCAGTGTGCGCGCATTGGAAGACGTCCGTTTAGCCATCGTCACCAAGCAACAGGTTCTGGAGCGTGTTTCCACTGCCGACAAAGTCGTTCAGCTTTTGATGCGTGTTTTGTTAAAACGCCTGCGTCGCAAAAACATCGGCGGCCCCGGCGGGTCCCGCATCTCGGAAGTGGAGTTCGACAATTCCGGCGCCGGTGATGACGGCACCCAAAGCGCGCTGGATCAGATCAAACTTGAAAATCAGATTTTCCAGGCCTTCCAGAACAAGGAATTTGAACTGTTCTATCAGCCGATCGTGAACCTGAAAAACAAAACCATCACGGGCTGCGAAGCTCTGCTGCGCTGGAACTCCCCGCAGCATGGATTGGTTTCCCCGAATCTTTTCATCGATATCATTGAAAATTCATCCATGGTGATTCCGATTGGTCACTGGATTATCAATCAGGCCTTAAAAGATCTTCGCACCATTCAGGATCAGCTGCGTCTGAATAAAAAAGAGCGCATGGCTGATGATTTCATGATGAGCATCAATATCTCCGGCCGTCAGTTCACGCATTCTGATTTCGTGAACAACCTGGAAGACCTGCGTGAAAAGCATGATCTGCACACCCAGAACATCAAGCTTGAGATGACCGAAAGAATCATGATGGATGGCGCGATCGCCATTGATGCTCTGAACCAGTGCCGCAGTCTGGGTTATGCGATTTCCATTGATGATTTCGGAACGGGTTTCTCGGGTTTGCAATACCTGACTCAGATGCCAATCAGCTTCCTGAAAATCGATCGTTCCTTCGTGATGAAAATCCTGAGCGATCCAAAATCCAAAGCGGTGGTCAGTTCGATCATCCACTTGGCGCACGCCATGGATATCGAAGTCATCGCTGAAGGCATCGAACACCATGAAGAGGCGCTGGTTCTTGAAACGCTGGGCGCTCGTTTTGGTCAGGGTTATTTATTCTCTAAACCCGTCGATCTGGGACGCTTCTTAAAACTGATCTAA
- a CDS encoding SDR family NAD(P)-dependent oxidoreductase codes for MKKAVLITGASSGIGAATAIEFSKNGYFVYLMGRNKERLQDVALKCRSGASIVSCDLSDEAALNKRLDEVMGAKIHRVECVVNNAGIYESNTTESGTDELWSRQFEVNMLGPLRIVRAFFPYFKEQGGGSIVNISSTLGLRPQGPTSAYSAVKAALVNWTESLALEGGPLNIRANCVCPGLVDTPIHQFHALPEDQKKATLEKMGGLQPLGRIGKPEDIARAVYFLGSDLSSWTTGAVLSVDGGINLT; via the coding sequence TTGAAAAAAGCCGTCCTTATCACTGGCGCCAGCAGTGGCATCGGTGCCGCCACCGCAATCGAATTTTCCAAAAACGGATACTTTGTCTATCTTATGGGTCGCAACAAAGAGCGCCTGCAGGACGTGGCTTTGAAATGCCGAAGTGGCGCCTCCATTGTTTCCTGTGACCTGTCTGATGAAGCAGCTTTGAACAAGCGCCTGGACGAGGTTATGGGGGCTAAAATCCACCGCGTGGAATGCGTGGTGAACAATGCCGGCATCTATGAAAGCAACACCACTGAATCCGGAACGGATGAACTGTGGAGCCGTCAGTTTGAAGTTAACATGCTGGGACCATTGCGCATTGTTCGCGCTTTCTTCCCGTACTTCAAAGAACAAGGTGGCGGCAGCATCGTGAATATCTCCTCGACACTGGGGCTGCGCCCCCAAGGCCCGACGTCTGCTTATTCGGCGGTGAAGGCCGCTTTGGTGAACTGGACAGAAAGCCTGGCCCTGGAAGGTGGACCGCTGAATATCCGCGCCAACTGCGTGTGCCCCGGCCTGGTCGACACCCCGATTCATCAGTTCCATGCTTTACCGGAAGATCAGAAAAAAGCGACCCTCGAAAAAATGGGCGGATTGCAGCCGCTGGGCCGCATTGGCAAACCGGAAGACATTGCCCGTGCGGTTTACTTCCTGGGCTCGGATCTTTCCTCCTGGACCACCGGAGCGGTGCTGTCCGTGGACGGCGGGATTAATCTGACATGA
- a CDS encoding 6-carboxytetrahydropterin synthase, with translation MIITLKSPFSAAHFYAQPAWDEQKNRETFARCYTQYGHGHNYVLEAGFHCQNSNWQQQQQHYQSVLNKLTSVLDHEHLNFVIPEFKTNIPTTENICLYFLDKLKSQVKSEEISYLRLYEMDNIWTEIRL, from the coding sequence ATGATTATCACCCTGAAAAGCCCTTTCAGCGCCGCGCACTTTTATGCTCAACCCGCATGGGACGAGCAAAAGAACCGCGAAACCTTTGCCCGCTGCTACACGCAGTACGGACATGGGCACAACTATGTGCTGGAAGCAGGCTTTCATTGTCAGAACAGCAACTGGCAACAACAGCAGCAGCATTATCAGTCTGTTCTAAACAAACTGACCTCTGTTCTGGATCACGAGCATTTAAATTTTGTGATTCCGGAATTTAAAACAAACATCCCGACGACAGAAAACATCTGTCTGTATTTTCTGGATAAACTAAAAAGTCAGGTGAAGTCCGAAGAGATTTCTTATCTGCGCCTTTACGAGATGGACAACATCTGGACGGAGATCCGCCTATGA
- a CDS encoding pseudouridine synthase: MSEDNKVRLSKLMAEKGICSRREADDYISRGLVMVNGEVVSQLGTKVSPDVKITLEAQALKQQKRLATILLNKPVGYVSAQPEPPYQPAIKLITPQNQFGTSKTRLKEEHFKGLAVAGRLDIDSQGLLLFTQDGRIAKKIIGEESKVEKEYIVRVQGQLPPDKLKLLNFGLSLDGKKLKPAKVEWLNEDQLRFVLQEGKKRQIRRMCELVGLKVTGLKRVRIGKIRLGQLPEGQWRFLEEDESLD, from the coding sequence ATGAGCGAAGACAATAAAGTACGCCTTTCCAAACTGATGGCTGAAAAAGGCATCTGTTCCCGCCGCGAGGCGGATGACTATATTTCCCGGGGACTGGTCATGGTCAATGGTGAGGTTGTCAGCCAATTGGGAACCAAAGTCAGTCCGGATGTTAAAATCACCCTGGAAGCTCAGGCGCTGAAACAGCAAAAACGTCTGGCGACGATCTTGCTGAATAAACCCGTGGGTTATGTTTCCGCCCAGCCGGAACCACCGTATCAGCCCGCAATCAAACTGATCACCCCGCAGAATCAGTTCGGGACTTCCAAAACCCGCCTAAAAGAAGAACACTTTAAAGGCCTGGCCGTCGCCGGTCGCCTGGATATTGACTCACAAGGGCTGCTGCTGTTCACCCAGGACGGACGCATCGCCAAAAAGATCATCGGCGAAGAATCCAAGGTCGAAAAAGAATACATCGTGCGGGTGCAGGGTCAACTGCCGCCGGATAAACTGAAGCTTTTGAATTTCGGTCTGTCCTTGGATGGGAAAAAGCTAAAACCTGCGAAAGTGGAATGGCTGAATGAAGATCAGCTGCGCTTTGTTTTGCAGGAAGGAAAAAAGCGTCAGATCCGCCGCATGTGCGAGCTGGTCGGTTTGAAAGTCACAGGTCTAAAGCGTGTGCGCATCGGAAAAATCCGTCTGGGTCAGTTGCCCGAAGGCCAATGGCGCTTCCTGGAAGAGGACGAGAGTCTTGATTAA